The Metabacillus schmidteae genome has a segment encoding these proteins:
- a CDS encoding LOG family protein, giving the protein MKRVAVFCGSSDGVQKEYKEIAAELGKELAVRGITLVYGGASVGIMGTLADSVLHNGGEVIGVIPKFLEEREISHKLLSQLYIVETMHERKARMSELADGFIVLPGGPGTMEEFFEIFTWAQIGLHQKPCGLLNVKDYFNPLLDLLDHMIEQKFLHERFRSFAIIENKPEALLKELYQFEPLSIKTYSTSKVIN; this is encoded by the coding sequence ATGAAGAGAGTAGCTGTTTTTTGTGGGTCGAGTGATGGGGTACAAAAAGAATATAAAGAAATAGCAGCAGAACTTGGAAAAGAACTAGCAGTAAGGGGAATCACATTGGTTTATGGAGGGGCTAGTGTAGGAATAATGGGCACATTAGCTGATTCAGTTTTACATAATGGTGGAGAGGTCATCGGGGTAATTCCTAAGTTTTTGGAAGAGAGGGAAATCTCGCATAAACTGTTATCCCAATTATATATCGTAGAGACTATGCATGAAAGAAAGGCGCGAATGTCAGAGTTAGCTGATGGCTTTATTGTTTTACCCGGCGGTCCTGGAACAATGGAGGAATTTTTTGAAATTTTCACATGGGCGCAAATTGGATTGCATCAAAAGCCTTGTGGGCTTCTTAACGTCAAAGATTATTTTAATCCATTACTTGATTTGCTTGACCATATGATTGAACAAAAGTTTTTACATGAAAGATTCAGGTCTTTCGCGATTATAGAAAACAAGCCAGAAGCTTTATTAAAAGAACTTTACCAGTTTGAGCCACTTTCAATAAAAACGTATTCTACTTCAAAAGTGATAAATTAA
- a CDS encoding DUF4260 domain-containing protein: protein MSKIMRLEGFIVFLLAIGFYYVNEFSWIVFIIFLLGPDVGMVGYAVNNKMGAYIYNIFHTYTIPLLLIGVSILMKVDILLLVGLIWSAHIGMDRFLGYGLKYSTGFKDTHLGRF from the coding sequence ATGAGTAAAATAATGCGTTTAGAAGGGTTCATTGTATTTTTACTTGCCATTGGATTTTATTATGTAAACGAATTTAGTTGGATAGTATTTATTATCTTTTTACTTGGGCCTGATGTAGGAATGGTAGGATATGCAGTGAATAATAAAATGGGTGCATATATTTATAACATTTTTCATACTTATACGATTCCTCTACTTTTAATAGGAGTGTCAATTTTAATGAAAGTTGATATCCTCTTATTGGTTGGCTTGATTTGGAGTGCCCATATTGGAATGGATCGCTTCTTAGGCTATGGATTAAAATACAGCACTGGATTTAAAGATACACATCTTGGTAGGTTTTAA
- a CDS encoding alpha/beta fold hydrolase — MKGKKKYKFWRIVRNVFLILLSIFLLWIVYHQVMTKFEQKKYSAIGQLVEVDGKKMHVYTEGEGEHTVVLLSGLGTTAPALDFEPLMNEMAKNNKVVVIEPFGYGWSDVTKKERTVENITEEIRAALKESNINGPYILMPHSVSGIYSMYYVNKYPDEVEAIIGIDSTLPMATEYFQEAAPSLPGFLKLVAPMGIARVAVNVIPDNFLPIADEGTYSEENLQMTEKLSAWKAYNSNVIEEAQELSNNIKKTKDMSFPPNIPIMMFTTKEDKVSEEGKSNVTFYQDQLRNQDSSELIILDGHHYLHWTKSQDMSKQINDFIEDYIGTE; from the coding sequence ATGAAAGGGAAAAAAAAGTATAAATTTTGGAGAATTGTTAGAAATGTATTTTTAATCTTATTATCTATCTTTCTACTATGGATTGTATACCATCAGGTGATGACTAAATTTGAGCAAAAGAAGTACTCTGCAATTGGGCAGTTAGTTGAGGTTGATGGGAAGAAAATGCACGTGTATACAGAAGGGGAGGGTGAACATACCGTTGTCCTATTAAGTGGATTAGGTACGACAGCTCCTGCGCTAGATTTCGAACCGTTGATGAATGAAATGGCAAAAAATAATAAAGTTGTAGTCATAGAGCCCTTTGGTTATGGCTGGAGCGACGTAACAAAGAAGGAACGAACAGTTGAGAACATTACGGAGGAAATCAGAGCAGCTCTTAAGGAAAGCAATATCAATGGGCCTTATATCTTAATGCCTCACTCCGTTTCGGGAATTTATAGCATGTATTACGTAAATAAATACCCTGATGAGGTAGAAGCTATTATTGGAATTGATAGCACTTTACCGATGGCAACAGAATACTTTCAAGAAGCTGCACCAAGTTTACCAGGATTTTTGAAACTTGTCGCCCCAATGGGAATCGCAAGAGTTGCGGTAAATGTCATTCCTGATAATTTTCTTCCAATCGCAGATGAAGGGACTTATTCTGAAGAAAATTTACAGATGACTGAGAAGCTTTCTGCTTGGAAGGCATACAATTCTAATGTTATAGAAGAAGCACAAGAATTAAGCAATAATATCAAGAAGACAAAGGATATGTCATTTCCTCCAAACATACCTATTATGATGTTCACGACAAAGGAAGACAAGGTAAGTGAAGAAGGAAAATCAAATGTCACATTTTATCAAGACCAATTACGTAATCAAGATTCTAGCGAACTCATCATCTTGGATGGACATCATTATTTACACTGGACAAAATCTCAGGATATGAGTAAACAAATTAATGATTTTATTGAGGACTACATTGGAACTGAATAA
- the copZ gene encoding copper chaperone CopZ yields MEKVTLTVNGMSCGHCVNSIEGKLGKLNGVSEVKVHLSEGKVDVAFDSTVVSLDEIKETIDDQGYDVV; encoded by the coding sequence ATGGAGAAAGTAACCTTGACTGTAAATGGAATGTCATGTGGTCACTGTGTCAATTCTATAGAAGGAAAATTAGGAAAATTAAATGGCGTATCAGAAGTGAAAGTCCACTTATCTGAAGGAAAAGTGGATGTAGCATTTGATTCAACAGTTGTCTCTTTAGATGAGATTAAAGAAACAATTGATGATCAAGGTTATGATGTAGTTTAA
- a CDS encoding MFS transporter, with product MEALLENKLQMQSKQKSLVLSIFLTGIFMGALDHGIVGPALSSIVSTFGINTSWGVWSFTIYTLLFAVSIPLMGKFSDRFGRKRIFMTGILLFGLGSLLSAVAPNFLTFLIGRSIQAIGTGGIFPITAAYITVSYPVEERAKAMGWIGVVFGLGSIMGPIVGGYIIQNYAWQWIFLINVPISILVVFSMSVMKLPQTISKKPIDYLGIILITGIILSFMLGITSKNVLILIIGLLIVPFFIKTEKHSQDPIIKLNYFKSKYVLIILSLSLMSGFIMASTMNLLPLYIETNFDVTKAKSSYGVAPLAIASMAASLIGGYLVTKWGARNILFLGFAITLIGSLSFIFPITYSLLLVSAAITGFGIGIIIGAPLNILVIQGTSMEEAGSAVGLLSLFRSLGSTIGPTIAGIILSSIASGFAYVFIVLMIVSGLALLLFMNLKK from the coding sequence ATGGAAGCACTACTAGAAAACAAATTACAAATGCAAAGTAAGCAGAAATCACTTGTGTTAAGTATTTTTCTTACTGGAATCTTTATGGGGGCCCTAGACCACGGAATTGTCGGCCCCGCATTAAGCTCGATTGTTAGTACATTTGGCATCAATACTTCATGGGGGGTATGGAGTTTCACGATTTATACCTTGCTTTTTGCAGTTAGTATACCCTTAATGGGTAAATTCTCTGATCGATTTGGTAGAAAGCGAATTTTCATGACTGGTATTCTGTTATTTGGATTAGGTTCATTACTATCAGCTGTCGCTCCTAACTTTTTGACCTTTTTAATAGGAAGGAGTATTCAGGCAATAGGTACAGGGGGTATATTCCCGATTACTGCTGCTTACATTACTGTAAGTTATCCAGTTGAAGAACGTGCGAAAGCAATGGGATGGATTGGTGTAGTATTTGGCTTAGGAAGTATTATGGGGCCTATTGTAGGAGGATATATCATTCAAAACTATGCATGGCAATGGATCTTCTTAATCAACGTACCTATTTCAATCTTGGTTGTTTTTTCAATGAGTGTGATGAAATTGCCACAAACAATTAGTAAGAAACCAATCGATTATTTAGGCATTATCTTAATAACAGGGATTATCCTTTCTTTTATGCTAGGTATTACATCGAAAAATGTCCTAATACTTATCATTGGTTTACTAATTGTCCCATTTTTCATTAAAACAGAAAAGCATTCACAAGATCCTATCATCAAACTGAATTACTTCAAATCAAAATATGTGTTAATTATTTTAAGCTTATCACTGATGTCCGGTTTTATAATGGCATCAACAATGAATCTTTTACCGTTATATATAGAAACAAACTTTGATGTAACGAAGGCAAAATCGTCTTATGGAGTGGCTCCACTTGCAATTGCTTCTATGGCTGCTTCCTTGATAGGTGGGTATTTGGTTACAAAGTGGGGAGCAAGAAACATATTGTTTCTAGGGTTTGCAATCACATTAATCGGTTCACTTTCTTTCATCTTTCCGATTACCTATTCATTGCTACTTGTTTCTGCTGCTATAACTGGTTTTGGAATTGGGATTATTATTGGTGCACCACTAAACATCCTAGTGATACAGGGAACTTCAATGGAAGAAGCAGGTTCAGCAGTTGGGCTGCTAAGTTTATTTAGATCCTTAGGTTCGACTATAGGACCAACAATTGCTGGCATCATTTTATCTTCTATTGCAAGCGGTTTTGCCTATGTATTTATAGTATTGATGATTGTTTCAGGCTTAGCGTTGTTATTGTTTATGAATTTAAAAAAATAA
- a CDS encoding metal-sensing transcriptional repressor: protein MVEKQEELIESENCCSNHSEKVSHHSEKVKKSLVTRLNRIEGQIRGIKGMIEKDTYCDDVITQISAVQSALNSFSKELLDHHLRSCVTERIQDGDLEVVDELLVTIQRLMKK, encoded by the coding sequence ATGGTTGAAAAACAGGAAGAATTGATTGAAAGTGAGAATTGCTGCTCCAATCATTCTGAAAAGGTAAGTCATCACTCAGAAAAAGTGAAGAAGTCCTTGGTTACCCGCTTAAACAGAATTGAAGGTCAGATTCGTGGTATTAAGGGTATGATTGAAAAAGATACGTATTGTGATGATGTCATTACACAAATTTCAGCGGTCCAATCAGCATTAAATAGCTTTTCCAAAGAATTATTAGATCATCATTTAAGAAGTTGTGTAACAGAAAGAATACAAGATGGTGATTTAGAGGTAGTCGACGAACTTCTAGTTACGATTCAACGATTAATGAAAAAATAA